A genomic region of Papaver somniferum cultivar HN1 chromosome 7, ASM357369v1, whole genome shotgun sequence contains the following coding sequences:
- the LOC113296328 gene encoding 7-deoxyloganetin glucosyltransferase-like: protein MKPHAVFVPVPAQGHVTPMMTLAKLFHSKGFHITFVNTEFNHQRLINSRGPDSVRGLPDFRFETIPDGLPLPDDLNATQPVPDLLHAFRNNMLLPFRNLIQRLNNNSKSSLLSPSSENILPPVTCIVSDGMMSFGLKVGVELGIPVALFWTASACGLICYLHFSQLIERGLVPLEDESDLTNGYLDTKIDWIPGMKDIRLRDLPSFVRTMDTRDIYFDYFIRELAGMNEATTLIVNTFDALEKDVLDALKSEQLSLPPLYTIGPVHQLLHHDATTGTMKNHPSAKTTSIGINLWKEETDCLKWLDSGKPNSVVYVNFGSITTMTTQQLIEFAWGLANSKHSFLWIVRSDIVKGDTANLPPEFAEETKERGLLASWCPQEKVLNHPAIGAFLTHSGWNSTIESICGGVPVICYPFFSEQHTNCRYSCIDWGIGIEIDHKVTRNEVEKSVKELLEGEKGKEMKHRAMEWKQKAEDAIAPGGSSFVNLDELVNELSQTSKQSEI from the exons ATGAAGCCTCATGCTGTTTTCGTTCCAGTCCCAGCACAAGGTCAtgtgactcccatgatgacactagCTAAACTTTTTCACTCCAAAGGATTTCATATAACCTTTGTCAATACGGAATTCAATCACCAACGGTTAATAAATTCGAGAGGACCTGATTCCGTTAGAGGTTTGCCTGACTTCAGGTTTGAAACAATCCCCGACGGCCTTCCCTTACCAGACGATTTAAATGCCACCCAACCCGTTCCAGATCTCCTCCACGCTTTCAGAAACAATATGCTATTACCCTTTCGGAACCTAATCCAGAGACTgaacaacaacagcaagagcagTTTATTATCACCTTCTTCTGAGAACATCCTACCTCCTGTTACATGCATAGTTTCGGATGGAATGATGAGTTTTGGTCTCAAAGTTGGCGTTGAACTTGGTATCCCAGTAGCTCTATTCTGGACTGCTAGTGCTTGTGGACTCATATGTTACTTACATTTCTCCCAACTCATCGAAAGAGGTCTCGTACCACTGGAAG ATGAAAGTGATCTAACAAATGGGTATCTAGACACCAAAATTGACTGGATACCAGGAATGAAAGATATCCGTTTAAGGGATCTTCCTAGTTTTGTTCGAACCATGGATACACGCGACATTTATTTTGACTACTTCATCAGAGAACTTGCAGGAATGAATGAAGCTACAACTTTGATTGTCAATACGTTTGATGCTCTAGAGAAGGACGTTTTGGATGCACTCAAGTCTGAGCAGTTATCGCTACCTCCTCTGTACACAATCGGTCCTGTACACCAATTACTTCACCATGATGCCACAACAGGAACTATGAAAAACCACCCAAGTGCAAAAACAACATCTATAGGGATAAATTTATGGAAAGAAGAAACAGATTGTCTTAAATGGCTTGATTCCGGAAAACCAAACTCAGTCGTCTATGTTAATTTCGGAAGCATCACTACAATGACAACTCAACAGCTTATTGAGTTTGCTTGGGGGTTAGCTAACAGCAAACACTCATTCTTATGGATAGTTCGATCGGATATTGTAAAAGGTGACACAGCTAATTTGCCACCGGAGTTTGCGGAAGAAACGAAAGAAAGAGGCTTGCTAGCTAGTTGGTGTCCACAAGAAAAAGTATTAAATCATCCGGCTATAGGCGCATTTTTGACACACAGTGGTTGGAACTCAACAATAGAGAGTATTTGTGGTGGAGTTCCGGTTATTTGTTACCCTTTTTTCTCTGAACAACATACGAATTGTAGGTACTCGTGTATTGATTGGGGAATCGGAATAGAGATTGATCATAAAGTGACAAGAAATGAGGTTGAGAAGTCGGTGAAAGAACTACTGGAAGGTGAAAAAGGCAAGGAAATGAAGCATAGAGCCATGGAATGGAAACAAAAAGCCGAAGATGCAATTGCACCTGGCGGCTCTTCCTTTGTCAATCTCGATGAATTAGTTAATGAATTGTCACAAACAAGTAAGCAATCGGAAATATGA